TCCAGCAACGCGCGGCCTTCCGCATCGTCCCGGGCAGTGGTGGTAATTGCGATGTCCATACCCCGGATCTCGTCGACCTGGTCGTAGTCGATTTCCGGGAAGATGATCTGTTCGGTCACACCCATGTTGAAGTTACCGCGACCGTCAAAAGACTTCGGGCTGATGCCACGGAAGTCGCGGATCCGCGGGATCGCAATCGTAATCAGGCGATCCAGGAACTCGTACATGCGCTCACGACGCAGCGTGACCTTGCAGCCGATCGGGTAGCCGTCGCGAATCTTGAACGACGCCACCGACTTGCGAGCGGTGGTCACCACAGGCTTCTGCCCGCTGATCCGAGCGAGCTCGGCCGTCGCGTTCTCCAAAGCTTTCTTGTTGCCGACGGCCTCGCCGACACCCATGTTGATGGTGATCTTGCTGAGCTTCGGCACCTGGGCGACGCTGGAAAAGCTGAACTTGTCCTTGAGCGCCGGCACCACGTCATTCGTATATTTGTCGTGTAATCTCGCCATTATCTTCTGCCTTAAACGTCTACCACTTCGCCATTGGAGCGAAAGACGCGCACTTTGCTGCCGTCCTCCAGGGTCTTGAAAGACACCCGGTCCGGCTTGTCGGTCGCGGCGTTGTAGAGCATCACGTTAGACGCGTGAATCGGCGCCTCTTTTTCAATGATGCCGCCCTGAACCTGCTGCTGCGGATTCGGCTTGGTGTGTTTTTTCACCAGGTTCACGTTCTCGACCAGCAGGCGGTCATCTTCCAGCACCGACATGACCTGGCCACGGACGCCTTTGCTGCGCCCGGCGATCACGATCACGTCGTCACCTTTCTTGATTCGTTTCATAACAGTTCAGTCCAGTCTCAGCGGCGCCGGGTCAGAGTACTTCCGGTGCCAGCGACACAATTTTCATAAACTTCTCACCGCGCAGTTCGCGGGTCACCGGCCCGAAGATCCGGGTGCCGATGGGCTCGAGCTTGGCGTTCAGCAGCACGGCTGCATTGCCGTCAAAGCGGATCAGCGACCCGTCTTTGCGGCGAACACCTTTGCGGGTGCGAACGACGAGCGCGTTGTACACCTCACCCTTCTTCACCTTGCCGCGGGGGATGGCGTCTTTGATGGTCACCTTGATGACGTCACCGATGTCGGCGTAGCGTCGCTTCGAGCCACCCAGCACCTTGATACACATCATCCGACGCGCGCCGCTGTTGTCGGCCGCGTTTAACATGCTCTGCATCTGAATCATGGTCTTGTCCCTTTCCTAGCCTTCCGCTCGCCCCTACTGCGCGCGCGTGACCACTTCAATAACGCGCCAGCTCTTCGACTTGGAGATCGGACGGCACTCGGTGATCCGAACCGTATCTCCCGCGTTGCAGGCATTGTCCTCGTCATGGGCGTGAACCTTTGACGAACGCTTGATGTATTTCCCGTAGATCGGGTGCTTCACCTTACGCTCAAGCAAGACGGTAACCGTCTTGTCCATGGCGTTGCTGACCACTCGGCCAGTCTGAGTTCTGATCTGCGTTTCGCTCATGATGATTCACCGTTGCTGCCCTGCGCTTCACGGGCTTTTTCACCCAGCACAGTTTTCACGCGCGCGATATTGCGGCGCACCTGCTTGAGCTCATGAGTGGCGGGCAGCTGCCCGGCCGCCATGGCCATCCGCTTTTCAAACTGCGACTTGCGCAGTGATTCGAGCTCATCTTTGAGCTCGGCTTCCGTTTTCAGTTTCAGGTCTGCAGCTTTCATCACATCACCTGCCGTGAAACAAAGGTGGTCTTGACCGCCAGCTTGGCGCCGGCCAGGCGAAACGCCTCGCGGGCCACGTCTTCGCTAACGCCCTCAATTTCGTAAAGCACCCGGCCGGGCTGAATCGGCGCAACCCAATACTCGACGTTTCCCTTACCTTTACCCTGGCGAACTTCCAGCGGCTTTTTGGTGATGGGCTTATCGGGGAAAACCCGGATCCACAGCTTGCCGCCGCGCTTAACGTGGCGGGTGATCGCTCGGCGAGCAGCTTCAATCTGGCGCGCGGTCACAAAACCCCGGGTGGTGGCCTTGATGCCAAACTCACCGAAGCTGACCTCGCTGCCGCGATGCGAAAGCCCGCGGTTGCGGCCCTTCTGCTGCTTGCGAAACTTAGTCCTTTTGGGCTGAAGCACTTTCTTATCTCCTTAACACTGATCGTCGTGAACCGGTCTACTTCAGCTCTTGGCTGACGCGCCCCGCTCTGACGACTCGGCTTCGGGCTTGCCTGCGTATAGGTCAAACACCTCACCCTTATAGATCCATACCTTGATGCCGATGATGCCGTAGGTCGTGTTGGCCTCAGCCGTGCCGTAATCCACGTCGGCGCGCAGCGTGTGCAGCGGCACCCGGCCTTCGCGATACCACTCACCGCGCGCGATCTCCGCACCATTCAGTCGACCGGCGACACTCACCTTGACGCCGAGCGCACCCAGCCGCATGGCGTTGCCCACGGCGCGCTTCATGGCGCGGCGGAACATGATCCGGCGCTCGAGCTGTGAGGCGATTGACTCGGCAACCAGCGTCGAGTCCAGCTCGGGTTTGCGGACTTCCGACACGTTGATATGGGTGGGGACACCCATCATCTTGGAAACCGAAGCGCGCAGGCGCTCAATGTCCTCGCCCTTTTTGCCGATCACAATCCCCGGCCGCGCCGTGTGGATGGTGATCCGCGCCGTCTTGGCCGGCCGCTCGATCTGAATCTGACTGACCGCCGCCCCGGAGAGCTTCTTGCGGATGAAGTCGCGGACTTCGATATCCTTATTCAGGTTGTCCGCGAACTCTTCACCGGTGGCGAACCACTTGGAGTTCCAGTCTTTGGAAATCCCCAGACGAATGCCGGTTGGATGTACTTTCTGACCCATAGCTATCTATCTCGACTATCTATCCCAGATTTCCGCGGCTTACGCCTGATCGGAA
This DNA window, taken from Pseudomonadota bacterium, encodes the following:
- the rplE gene encoding 50S ribosomal protein L5, giving the protein MARLHDKYTNDVVPALKDKFSFSSVAQVPKLSKITINMGVGEAVGNKKALENATAELARISGQKPVVTTARKSVASFKIRDGYPIGCKVTLRRERMYEFLDRLITIAIPRIRDFRGISPKSFDGRGNFNMGVTEQIIFPEIDYDQVDEIRGMDIAITTTARDDAEGRALLEAFNFPFRT
- the rplX gene encoding 50S ribosomal protein L24 — encoded protein: MKRIKKGDDVIVIAGRSKGVRGQVMSVLEDDRLLVENVNLVKKHTKPNPQQQVQGGIIEKEAPIHASNVMLYNAATDKPDRVSFKTLEDGSKVRVFRSNGEVVDV
- the rplN gene encoding 50S ribosomal protein L14 encodes the protein MIQMQSMLNAADNSGARRMMCIKVLGGSKRRYADIGDVIKVTIKDAIPRGKVKKGEVYNALVVRTRKGVRRKDGSLIRFDGNAAVLLNAKLEPIGTRIFGPVTRELRGEKFMKIVSLAPEVL
- the rpsQ gene encoding 30S ribosomal protein S17 yields the protein MSETQIRTQTGRVVSNAMDKTVTVLLERKVKHPIYGKYIKRSSKVHAHDEDNACNAGDTVRITECRPISKSKSWRVIEVVTRAQ
- the rpmC gene encoding 50S ribosomal protein L29, producing MKAADLKLKTEAELKDELESLRKSQFEKRMAMAAGQLPATHELKQVRRNIARVKTVLGEKAREAQGSNGESS
- the rplP gene encoding 50S ribosomal protein L16, with product MLQPKRTKFRKQQKGRNRGLSHRGSEVSFGEFGIKATTRGFVTARQIEAARRAITRHVKRGGKLWIRVFPDKPITKKPLEVRQGKGKGNVEYWVAPIQPGRVLYEIEGVSEDVAREAFRLAGAKLAVKTTFVSRQVM